The nucleotide window AGGACAAATAGGGTCATTTCTGTACCcttttttttagcaaaaattgGCTAAGACGATTGTACCACATTCGCCCTGattgtttcaatccatataaggatTTTTGAAGCCTTATTGAACAATTTTCTTGCGAATTTTTACATGCGTCAGGCACATTGTATGCTTCAGGAACTTTCATGAAAATATTGTGGTCCAAAACATCCATTAGACGCATTTCAAGCTTTTCATGAACTGCCAGATTTATTAGATACATGAAAGTAATTGCATTCACCACTGGAGAATATGTCTCCACATAATCAATGTCAGGCCTTTGCGAAAAACCTTGTGCCACAAGTCGTGCTTTATATCTGACGACTTCACCTTTTTCATTTCGTTTTCGCACAAAAACCCATTTGTACCCCACTGGCTTGACACCTTCAGGTGTTTGGACTATTGGTCCAAAAACTTCACGTTTTTCAAGTGAAGTCAATTCTGCTTGAATTGTTTCCTTCcattttggccaatcatttctcTGTCTACATTCATTGACAGATTTTGGTTCAAAATCCTCACCATGTTGCATTATTTCAACAGCAACATTATAAGCAAAAATATTGTCCACCACAATATTATTTCGATTCCACATTTTTCTCGTCGAGACATAACTTATTGAGATTTCTTCATTCTCATTATTGTCAGTTATTTGGACTTTCTTTGTGGTCTTATCATTTGTTATGTCTCGGGGCTCTTCTTGAGCAATTTCCTCTATGGTATGATCTTCATGATCAtttgttccttttctttttcgaggatttttatcttttgaacCAATTGGCCTACCACGTTTTAAACGTGATTTAGACTCATTTGCTTTAATAATTTGTCCTATCGGGACATCAACTCGAACTGGAGCATTTGCAGCTGGAATATAAGATTTAGTAACCCTTGGAAGGTTAGTAAATGCATCTGGCAATTGatttgcaacattttgcaaatgaatgATCTTTTTAACCTCTTGCTCACATTGATTTGTTCGAGGATCCAAATGAGATAGAGATAATGAATTCCAATCTATCTCTTTTTCCAACTGTTTATGTTCTCCCCCTAATGTTGGGTATactgattcatcaaaatgacaATCAGCAAACCTTGCCGTAAATATATCTCCTATCATAGGTtccaaatatttgataatagaaGGAGATTCATACCGAACATACACTCCCAACTTTCTTTGGGGACCCATCTTTGTGCGTAGCGGTGGGGCAATTGAAACTTATACCGCGCACCTAAAAATTCTAAGATGGGGAAATATTTGGCTCATGACCAAAAACCAACTGTAATGGAGAGAATTCATGATAACTAGTTGGTCTTATGCGCACCAATGCTGCTGCATGCAAAATAGCATGTCCCTATATTGAAACAGACAACTTTGTCCTCATTAACAATGGTCTAGCTATCAATTGGAGACGCTTAATCAAAGATTCCGCTAGACCATTTTGAGTGTGAACATGAGCAACTAGATGTTCAATTGTTATTCCAGTGgacaaacaataatcattaaaGGCCTGCGATGTAAACTCACCAGCATTATCAAGACGAATTGTCTTTATTGCATAATCTGGAAATTGTGctcttaattttattatttgagcCAACAACCTCGCAAAAGTCATATTGCGAGTTGATAATAAGCACATATGTTACCATCTTGTAGATGCATCTATCAagaccatataatatttaaatggcCCACATGGAGGGTGAATTGGCCCACATATATCACCATGTATACGTTCCAAAAATGTAGGGGATTCAATCCCAACCTTAGCTGTTGATGGTTTAAGAATCAATTTTCcttgagaacaagcaacacaagaGAATTTCTTTGAATGAAGAATTTTCTGATTCTTCAAAGTATGCCCATGTGAATTCTCAATAATTTTGCGCATCATATTATAACCGGGATGGCCCAACCGGTCAtgccaaatgataaaatcattagaaTTAGTAAGCCCTTTGTTTACTATGGCATGTGATTCAACCATACTAATACTTTTATGGTACAATCCAGAAGAAAATGCGGGTAATTTTTCATGCACATATTTTAGCCCCAATTTTATTGTAGTAATATAAAGGTATTCAACCTTTCCTTCATTGGCAGTCTCAACATGATAGCCATTTTGGCGAATGACCTTGAAACTTAATAAGtttctttgagacttactacagtACAATGCATTTTCAATAGTTAATATCGTTCCCGCAGGTAGTAGTAAGGCCGCTCTTCCAGAGCCCTCAATTAATTTTGCACTACCAGATATTGTATTAACATAAGCCTTTTTCACAATCAAAGtagagaaatatttcttttctcttaaaatagTGTGATCAAGAAGACACATATCTCCATTATTCATCTTGAACCAATTGAAGATTGgggaattttatttatcttcataaaataaaagtacatcataagaaatatgaaaaatcaacaacattgcaagaaaataaaagtacttttttttttttctgaatataaaaacaacataaggaaaaacacaacaattaaaaaaaaaaacacataaataaaacaacataattATTTTCTCCAATCAAATGATCAAACATTAATTTTGATCTCCAAAGAAGTCTTCAACTTCCAAATGAGTAATATCATCAAGGTCACCAAAATCATCATCTTTTAAAGCCAAATTTGCTTCAATATTGtcatcatatttttgtgaaGGCCCTGCCTCGGCATCATTTTTATAAGTCAAGTGTGACTCCACCCGAGCATTAGAAGAAGATGCaccatttttatttccttttcttttcaaggAATCTTGATAAAGCCTAACAAAATGCTCAGCTGCTCGGCATTCATTCTTCCAATACCCTTTCATGCCACAACGATGACAATTGCCTCTTGAAGGATTGCTTTGAGAACCCATATTGTTCTCCCTTTTGTGGCGACCACCACCACGACGATTATTATATCGTCCTCTGCCATTGCCATGTCCACGCACATTATTTTGgccttgatttttattttgtcttctttCAGACTGGCCATGTGCTTCAACCTCATTTGCTTCCGGTAACGGAGCAGTTCCCGTGGGACGGGCCTCATgatttttcaataaaagagtATTATGTTGCTCAGCCACAAGAAGGCATGAGATCAACTCAGAATACTTTTTGAATCCCCTTTCACGGTATTGCTGTTGTAATACCAAATTTGAGGCATGAAAAGTTGTGAGAGTCTTTTCCAACATGTCCTCATCTTTTATATCTTCCCCACATAATTTTAATTGGGAAGTAATTTTGTATACAGCAGAATTATATTCAcatatagttttaaaatcttGTAACCGCAAGTGAATCCATTCATAACGAGCCCTTGGCAATACCGTTGCCTTAAGGTGGTCATACCTTTCCTTCAAACCTGTCCACAATTCAAGTGGATCTTTCACCGTAAGGTATTCAACCTTCAATCCTTCATCCAGATGATGACGAAGGAAAATCATTGCCTTTGCTTTGTCCTGACTCGACGTTGTATTACCGTTGGTAATAGTGGCACCAAGACCTTTAGCGTCAAGGTGAATTTCAGCGTCGAGTACCCATGACAAGTAATTATTTCCAGAAATGTCAAGTGCCACGAACTCAAGCTTTGATAAATTCGACATGATAAAACTAtcatagaaaataattaaattagacTAAAATAAATAGTGAGTACACAAGTAAttaacaaaacattttttttttcaatgataATAACATGACACATGTTATTGTATAAAGTAACATCaattattaacttaatttgTTAGTATCAAACTTCCAAGCAATGAACATTCTGCCTAACATATAACTTAAATAATTTCTAACCTTGAGAATTACTACCCATTAAGAAGGAAATaaacctaggagttatggtcatccaaTTAACCatattatcaacaacattactaccaataaaggatgaaattaacctaggagttatggtcatccatttgaccacattatcaacaacattactacTCATAAAGGAGGGAAATTAAccaaggagttatggtcatccatttAACCACCAAAATGATTTACAACAATAATACATTATTATAGTTGATTGATTCTAAATCCGGTGACTAAATTATTTTGTCTCAAACGTTTGATGGGTTCgttgagaaggaaaaaaagcCCGGGAAAAAATATGCCCATTTTGAGTACGAAGATAAGATTATAAGAAGATAATCATTGCACTTAATTCCAGAAACACCCTTACGCAAACGGATATTCTAAATAAACCGGCCGGTTCCTCTCAGCTGGGTCATCTCTACAACCCGATTACCCGAAGAGCTCTGTAATGCAGAACCTCGTAATCCAAATTCCACGTTTACGTCCTCTCCCGCCGTCCACACAATGTCTTTTTCCGGCAATAATGAGTTTATCGCCGGCGAAGCATATCAATCTCCGGCAATTCGACTCGCGGGAGTTGAAAACCAACAGTAGGAGTGTAAATCGTAGGTTCATTAGATGTATGGCGAATCCTCGACGAGTTAAAATGGTGGCTAAACAGATACGAAGAGAGCTTTCCGATATGTTACTCACGGATAAGGTGTTACAGTACGCTGTTCTTCCTGAAGCTGCTCTCGGTGCGGATCGATACCTTTCTTCGCTTACCACTATTAGCGATGTTGAAGTTTCAACCGATTTGCAGGTTCATTTCTTTTGAATTGATGTTAGTTTTTGCTTAATTTTGGCTCGAGTCACTTGAATTTCCTTGCGGAATCTTGTTAATGGTAGTAGCACTATCACAGCAATTGCATTTGCATCTCAGCAGCCATATGTTATCATTTAACTGGCCATCAATCTATTAGgacatttcttttttagtcaatTGTCAATAATGAAAAAAGAGAGTTTGAGGTGTGTAAGTCGTGAAAAAGTGTACTGTGATAGTTCAGTGTGTTTTTGACTgttatctctttcctttttattaGGTTTGAGACTGGCTATGCTTTTCTAAGCTTACATAACAGGAGTTGTTAGTAAATTATCTGTTTATCAATAAAATAGACTATGAAATAAGGAGGACAAAAGTGCATAGGAGAGGTTTTCGTTGGAGGGAATTTGTGATAAATGTTCTTTTTCTTGTTAAAAATGCTGTTGAGTTAGTGTCAAACTTAGAGCAGCGTATGTTTTTTCTCTGAACTCAGTCGATATCTTGGTTGAATAGCAAGCTAAAAGCTTTATCTTTGGCCCTCTGTAACGGAAGTCATAGTCTTAATCACATCATGAACTCTATGCATAATCCTTGCAGCAGATATACATGTtcttatgttattattgtaatTCTGTTCCTTAATTTAGTTCATTCTGAATTACTTTAGAAACTGAAGTAGTCGATTACAGCTAtctgatatttatttttccGATGTACCAAGCAAGGAAGGACCAGTTAGGTGAATGATCTGTTTATATGGTTTTAGGTACTTGGAATAATGGAGATTATTATCGCCGTTATAGAGATCTGATTTTTCTCGTATTTGATATGCCACTATCTCACTACATTCTGCCTCACTGCTCCATTGTTTTGTTCCTCTTTTTCACTCTGAATGTAAAATCGAGTATTCTGATGGTTGATTAATCAGCTCTGCAACATAACTGCTGAAAAACAAGAGTGCATATATAGCATCTGGCTGTTTTGAAAAAGTTAATCTCAATGAGTTCATACTTCATTCTAATCAAGCACACAGGAGCAAAATTGGTGTAGAGTTTTGACCGTATAACGCCCCTGAAACAAAAAGCATAGTTGCGCCTCATGGGAAAACAGACAATCATCCcccttctttatttctttccccCTCTTTAAACAAAAGCAATTCCAATGCTCAGCCTCCTTCTCTATAGAATGTTACCAGCTTAACGCTGATATTTAGTTGGGGTTGTCTCCCGCTACTGATCATGATATCTGGATTGACATGGATGAATTGTTTACATATGCTGAAGGATGTTTCTTTAAACAGACTACACAAGTTAAGGATGGTTTTATGGTTTGAAAAGTAGATGTGAGTgtaaagaaacaagaaaacatCAAATAATAAGACGTATGTAATTCATTAGCAGGATAAGGTCATGGTTACTTTCCCCCTAGGGTAGAATTGACTTAGTTTGAATTTGAGGGTATGATTCGCCAAGAAGTGATCAAATCCCTGTCACCATTCAGTTGCAACTAACAAGAAGATCCAATCTCAAATTTTATCTTTCTCAGGATAAAGTTGTCATATGTGCCTCTAATATATGTGGCTATGTAAATTGATGTCTGCTGTTGGCAAGCAGAAATAAGATATCAACTTCATATTCACTGTTACTATCTAGCTGTCACAATCTTACTACTGCATATGGGTTGTTTATGTGTGCATGTGCAggttctctctctctctctctctctctctctagatgtatatataaattatgaggatttccttctttctttatttgaccAAAGAATTGAAGTAGTACTagacaacaaagaaaataatttctctCATTTCTATAAATGATAACTTCTTTGATCTTCAAGGATGATTCCTGTGATCTGCCATATTCCCATTTGGACTCTTAAAAAAATTCTGTGCTGCTGTAGGTTGTAAAGGTCTATGTCTCCGTATTTGGAGACGAAAGAGGAAAGGAAGTGGCTTTGACGGGCTTGAAGTCAAAAGCAAAATATGTAAGGAGTGAGCTAGGGAGGCGAATGAAGTTGCGACTGACTCCTGAGATTCGTTTCATTGAAGATGAGTCCCTTGAACGAGGAAGCAGGGTGAGTAATTCTAATCTATGTCTTATTAGAGAATTgattgggttttttttttggggggtgggggtttGTTGTTATTTATGACTACATTGCGATAACCCTCTTTGCACTTTCTTGAGTTTCTCTCCTTTTTTGCAAGGCTGTGCTGTTGTTTCCTGGCTACTAAGCCTTTTATGATTCTCCTTCCATAATTTTGTTTTGCAACCAAATCTCTCAATAATGAGGTTTACCTTTATCTCTGACTTGCCCCTACTCAAATGATGGCCAAGTTCATTGACAGCACACCAAAATGACTTGTATCTTGGACGTATCAGATGCTCATTAAACACTGGTCTGGAGCATTTCGCATATCGAGTTATGACTTAAAATTTGCACTGGGCAGCAAGTAAAACTTGACTAATTACCATATTAATCTCTTGCATgggaaataaaaggaaaaaaaatattatattgtccAACAAAACCTATAAGGAATTGGTCACTAATTAAAGAAGAGTGAAGTTATTGGCCTCAATGCCCATTTTTATTCTTCACTGATCTTTCAAATGAACCACAGCTCAAACTGTTTCTTGCATTTGCAAGTTGGTCTAGTGATGATCTTGCTTAATCAACATTACTctgtataaaagaaaaaaaatgacttatatggCTTTTCACAGTAGAATATATTCTTGAGAGTCGAGACTGATTAAAGCATAAGCCCTTTTCTGAAATGTTGCAGTTATAAGGCTGTCTTCTATTGCTAGCATGGGTACTGAATCTGAAGTAGATTACAACTGTGTGATCGCTTTGCTTTTTTTCTGGCAGATTACTACTTTACAGTCCCTGAATGTACTTTTAGGTCATGCTTAAGGTTGAGCCAATTCTTGCAGGTACTTGCTATATTGGACAGGATTAAGGATGAGAATGAAAATAAGGATTCACCATCGGGATCTGCCAATGATGGATCATCTGAAAGCGATGATGATGGGGACTGGGAGGGTGACGACCCTGATGATGAAGGCATTATTTATGTGAAATAGCTTTCTAGTGCGATCTAAACTACATCGACTCTGGGACTAGACAAAAGATGTGTTGCATAATGGTAAGCCACATGCTTATAAAGTTCAGCACATTTTAGAGTGAACACAACACTGTGTTTCCTGTGTTGCTTAGGCTACACAAATTTTGCCTTTTTATTGTCAGTGAATAGCAATGTTGTGCTTTTCAGCTCATGTTAGTACTTGAACTACCTTGTCCATCAAACAACGCTCATATAGGGTGTAGCTTACACAATCTTTATAAGAACAAGAAGTAAACATTGGCAGAACATTAACA belongs to Solanum stenotomum isolate F172 chromosome 1, ASM1918654v1, whole genome shotgun sequence and includes:
- the LOC125846505 gene encoding uncharacterized protein LOC125846505, with product MSNLSKLEFVALDISGNNYLSWVLDAEIHLDAKGLGATITNGNTTSSQDKAKAMIFLRHHLDEGLKVEYLTVKDPLELWTGLKERYDHLKATVLPRARYEWIHLRLQDFKTICEYNSAVYKITSQLKLCGEDIKDEDMLEKTLTTFHASNLVLQQQYRERGFKKYSELISCLLVAEQHNTLLLKNHEARPTGTAPLPEANEVEAHGQSERRQNKNQGQNNVRGHGNGRGRYNNRRGGGRHKRENNMGSQSNPSRGNCHRCGMKGYWKNECRAAEHFVRLYQDSLKRKGNKNGASSSNARVESHLTYKNDAEAGPSQKYDDNIEANLALKDDDFGDLDDITHLEVEDFFGDQN
- the LOC125871523 gene encoding probable ribosome-binding factor A, chloroplastic — encoded protein: MQNLVIQIPRLRPLPPSTQCLFPAIMSLSPAKHINLRQFDSRELKTNSRSVNRRFIRCMANPRRVKMVAKQIRRELSDMLLTDKVLQYAVLPEAALGADRYLSSLTTISDVEVSTDLQVVKVYVSVFGDERGKEVALTGLKSKAKYVRSELGRRMKLRLTPEIRFIEDESLERGSRVLAILDRIKDENENKDSPSGSANDGSSESDDDGDWEGDDPDDEGIIYVK